Proteins co-encoded in one Halorussus salinus genomic window:
- a CDS encoding ABC transporter permease — translation MTDLRRDAPGETGDASEVTAPRPAGYLQLAKMVLYREYLLFVRYPANAIGGIVVSLFFFGLLFYGGRMLAGQAITDSIEGIVVGYFLWTLSVGAYSAISNDIGSEVQWGTLERHVMTPFGFAPVAFLKGVAKLVRTFVTSSVILIAMLLVTGTTLTIDVLTIVPVAVLSVASVLGLGFAAGGVTVLYKRIGSWLNLLQFGFIILISAPAFGLGWTKFLPLALGSSMLQRAMVDGVRLWEFPLADLGVLVATAVGYVALGYAVFEYATRRARRLGVLGDY, via the coding sequence ATGACGGACCTGCGACGCGATGCTCCGGGCGAGACGGGCGACGCGAGCGAAGTGACTGCACCGCGACCCGCGGGCTACCTGCAACTCGCGAAGATGGTCCTCTACCGGGAGTATCTCCTGTTCGTGCGTTACCCCGCCAACGCCATCGGCGGCATCGTCGTCTCGCTGTTCTTCTTCGGCCTGCTGTTCTACGGCGGCCGGATGCTCGCGGGGCAAGCGATAACCGACTCCATCGAGGGCATCGTCGTCGGCTACTTCCTCTGGACGCTCTCGGTCGGAGCCTACTCGGCCATCTCCAACGACATCGGGAGCGAAGTCCAGTGGGGGACGCTCGAACGCCACGTCATGACGCCGTTCGGGTTCGCGCCGGTCGCGTTCCTGAAGGGGGTCGCCAAACTCGTCCGGACGTTCGTCACCTCGTCGGTTATCCTCATCGCCATGTTGCTCGTGACCGGGACGACGCTCACCATCGACGTGCTGACCATCGTCCCGGTCGCGGTCCTGAGCGTCGCCTCGGTACTGGGACTGGGCTTCGCGGCCGGGGGCGTCACGGTCCTCTACAAGCGCATCGGGAGTTGGCTCAACCTCCTCCAGTTCGGGTTTATCATTCTCATCTCGGCTCCGGCGTTCGGACTCGGGTGGACCAAGTTCCTCCCGCTCGCGCTCGGGAGTTCGATGCTCCAGCGCGCGATGGTCGACGGTGTTCGGCTCTGGGAGTTCCCGCTCGCGGACCTCGGGGTTCTGGTCGCCACCGCGGTCGGCTACGTGGCGCTCGGCTACGCCGTCTTCGAGTACGCCACCCGGCGCGCGCGACGACTCGGCGTCCTCGGCGACTACTGA
- the aglM gene encoding UDP-glucose 6-dehydrogenase AglM, translating to MQINIIGSGYVGTTVGACLADLGHEVTTIDIDEEVVAAINTGESPIHEPGLDDLLAEHVGENLSATTSYDDLAEADVTFLAVQTPSQSDGSIDTGPLLSAAEMTGEALRDTTDRHLVVVKSTVTPPNVEELRNAVLDGAGSARDHVEMAANPEFQREGSAVEDFLDPQKIVFGTDSDWATDRLRAVYAPLVADSDANVVETDPETAMMVKYANNVFLASKISLINELGNVCKEFGIDAYEVADAIGMDDRIGERFLRSGVGWGGSCFPKDTAALIDTARESGYEPELLDAVVSVNDEQPSRMVELLTDHVDIEGQRVAVLGLSFKPGTGDIRNSRAIPVIERLDDLGAEVAAYDPVAVETMRERFPDVTYADSAADALRDAHGALVVTDWDEFATLDSEFDAMARPVVVDGRHVVSRRDGLTYEGLTW from the coding sequence GTGCAAATCAACATCATCGGTAGCGGCTACGTCGGGACGACGGTGGGGGCCTGTCTCGCGGACCTCGGTCACGAGGTGACGACCATCGACATCGACGAGGAGGTCGTCGCCGCCATCAACACGGGCGAGTCGCCGATACACGAACCCGGACTGGACGACCTGTTGGCGGAACACGTCGGGGAGAACCTCTCCGCGACGACTTCCTACGACGACCTCGCCGAGGCGGACGTGACGTTCCTCGCCGTCCAGACGCCCTCCCAGTCGGACGGGAGCATCGACACGGGACCGCTCCTGAGCGCGGCCGAGATGACCGGCGAGGCGCTTCGCGATACCACGGACCGTCACCTCGTCGTCGTCAAGAGTACCGTCACGCCGCCGAACGTCGAGGAGTTACGGAACGCGGTTCTCGACGGGGCGGGCAGTGCGCGCGACCACGTCGAGATGGCCGCGAACCCCGAGTTCCAGCGCGAGGGGTCCGCCGTCGAGGACTTCCTCGACCCCCAGAAGATCGTCTTCGGCACCGACTCCGACTGGGCGACCGACCGACTCCGGGCGGTGTACGCGCCGCTCGTCGCCGACAGCGACGCGAACGTGGTCGAGACGGACCCCGAGACGGCGATGATGGTCAAGTACGCCAACAACGTCTTCCTCGCGTCGAAGATCAGCCTCATCAACGAACTCGGCAACGTCTGCAAGGAGTTCGGCATCGACGCCTACGAAGTGGCCGACGCTATCGGGATGGACGACCGCATCGGCGAGCGATTCCTCCGGTCGGGGGTCGGCTGGGGCGGGTCGTGCTTCCCGAAGGACACCGCCGCGCTCATCGACACCGCGCGCGAGTCGGGGTACGAACCGGAACTGCTGGACGCCGTCGTCTCCGTCAACGACGAGCAACCGAGCCGGATGGTCGAGTTACTCACCGACCACGTGGACATCGAGGGACAGCGAGTCGCGGTCCTCGGACTGTCGTTCAAGCCCGGTACCGGCGATATTCGGAACTCGCGCGCCATCCCGGTCATCGAACGACTCGACGACCTCGGGGCAGAGGTCGCGGCGTACGACCCGGTCGCAGTCGAGACCATGCGCGAACGCTTCCCCGACGTGACCTACGCCGATAGCGCGGCCGATGCACTTCGGGACGCACACGGCGCGCTCGTGGTCACCGACTGGGACGAGTTCGCGACGCTCGACTCGGAGTTCGACGCGATGGCCCGTCCCGTCGTCGTGGACGGCCGTCACGTCGTCTCGCGACGCGACGGTCTGACCTACGAAGGTCTGACGTGGTAA
- a CDS encoding ABC transporter ATP-binding protein has protein sequence MTIQENRERPEESGGAQFGGEQSAVEGTPPDAGASPAIAVEGLRKRFGSGPEAVTAVDEVSFTVERGSVVGLLGPNGAGKTTTIKSILGMVLPDEGSVRIHGIDVYDQPRRAYAHVDAMLEGARNDYWRLTVRENLRYFSTIGGVDPDSIADRHERLLAKLDLADAADQPVRSLSRGMKQKVSLASVLASEADVVFLDEPTLGLDVESSLTLRRELRRIVAERNLTVVVSSHDMDVIEDICDRVVIMNEGRVIADDSVGNLLRGFDARGYRVTSPDFDETVVADLRDRFEVAGVEEMGDRTRVEVATDSDGFYALTAFLRSRDVTLDRVETVDWDLEDVFVELTGGDER, from the coding sequence ATGACGATACAGGAGAATCGGGAGCGTCCCGAGGAGTCCGGGGGAGCGCAGTTCGGGGGCGAGCAGTCCGCCGTGGAGGGGACTCCTCCGGACGCCGGGGCGTCGCCAGCTATCGCCGTCGAGGGACTCCGCAAGCGGTTCGGGAGCGGTCCGGAGGCGGTGACCGCGGTCGATGAGGTCTCGTTCACGGTCGAGCGCGGGTCTGTCGTCGGGTTGCTCGGCCCCAACGGCGCGGGGAAGACGACGACCATCAAGTCGATTCTGGGGATGGTGCTTCCCGACGAGGGGTCGGTCCGGATTCACGGCATCGACGTGTACGACCAGCCTCGTCGCGCGTACGCGCACGTTGATGCAATGTTAGAGGGCGCACGAAACGACTACTGGCGGCTTACCGTCCGCGAAAATCTGCGGTACTTCTCGACCATCGGCGGGGTAGACCCCGACTCGATAGCCGACCGTCACGAGCGACTGCTGGCAAAGTTGGACCTCGCGGACGCGGCCGACCAACCGGTCCGAAGCCTCTCGCGCGGGATGAAACAGAAGGTGTCGCTGGCCAGCGTCCTCGCCAGCGAGGCCGACGTGGTGTTCTTGGACGAGCCGACCCTCGGGCTGGACGTGGAGAGTTCGCTGACGCTCCGGCGGGAACTCCGGCGCATCGTCGCCGAGCGCAACCTCACCGTGGTCGTGAGCAGTCACGACATGGACGTTATCGAGGACATCTGCGACCGCGTGGTCATCATGAACGAGGGCCGGGTCATCGCCGACGACAGCGTGGGGAACCTGCTCCGCGGCTTCGACGCGCGGGGCTACCGCGTCACGAGTCCCGACTTCGACGAGACGGTAGTGGCCGACCTGCGGGACCGATTCGAGGTGGCTGGCGTCGAGGAGATGGGCGACCGGACCCGCGTCGAGGTGGCGACCGACAGCGATGGGTTCTACGCGCTGACGGCGTTCCTGCGGAGCCGCGACGTGACCCTCGACAGGGTCGAGACCGTCGATTGGGACCTCGAAGACGTGTTCGTGGAGTTGACGGGAGGCGACGAGCGATGA